Genomic segment of Niallia taxi:
TTTGTGTTGAATTTGCCCGCCGGTTTAAAGTGGCTGAATTGGAGGCAGGCAGTATTGTTAATATGACATCAGGACAGGAGCTTGGTCCAATGCCAAATGAGTTAGCGTATGCGGCAACTAAAGGTGCTATTTCTGCTTTCACTAGATCTTTATCACAGGAGCTTGCATCTGTAGGAATTACTGTTAATGCAGTCAATCCAGGTCCAACCGATTCAACTTGGATGACGAATGAAATACGAGAGGGTCTGCTTCCAAAATTCCCTATGGGACGAATCGGGCTACCTAAGGATGTTGCTCGTACTATTGCTTTCCTTGTAAGCGAGGAAGCAAGATGGATAACCGGTCAAACAATCCATTCAGAAGGTGGATTTGTAAGAGGTTAGAAAAAGTCGAATAAAAATTAGCTGTATTAGTGATTACATTGTGATCATTAATACAGTTTTTTTAATAGCCAATTTCACTCACAATGAATGATAAAAAAGATGACCGTATAGAACCTTAAATAAGAAACAAAATAAGAGATAGTGGCTTACTCTAACGGTATAAAAGTAGGGATTCAATTGAGAGGTACAATAATAACAATCATGATAGTAATAGTATGTCTATTAAGTGGTTGCTGGGATCGTAAAGAATTGAGAAATGTTTCTGTTGTAACAGGAATGGCAGTTGATAAAGGCGAACATCAGAAATATAAACTTACGGTGGAAACCACTGCTGCTTCAGAAGTGAATCCCCGAAATGCTGAAGGCTATGCACCAGCAAATGTACAATCTTTAGAGGGCAATACGATTGCTGAACTTACTCATAAATTTAATATTGTCAGTGAACAAAGTATGATTTTATCTCATATGAGAGTATTGGTAATAAGTGAAGAGGTTGCAGAAAAAGGAATGATGGAATTTATGGATTTCATGGACAGAAAC
This window contains:
- a CDS encoding SDR family oxidoreductase, translating into MMLNNKYAIITGASTERDIGTAICRKLASQGINIFFTHWNSDELWAQNFRQEIKNMGCQCECLKIDLSHPNAAFTILDTVELKLGTPAILINNAAHSTNDGYQNLNGKILDDHYAVNMRTVFLLCVEFARRFKVAELEAGSIVNMTSGQELGPMPNELAYAATKGAISAFTRSLSQELASVGITVNAVNPGPTDSTWMTNEIREGLLPKFPMGRIGLPKDVARTIAFLVSEEARWITGQTIHSEGGFVRG